From the Lemur catta isolate mLemCat1 chromosome 1, mLemCat1.pri, whole genome shotgun sequence genome, the window ttaaattttttccaggTCTAAATCAGGAACTGTCCAGGTGTCCCTCAAACTCCAGGGGACAAGATCAAGCCCTCTAAGTGGTTCTCTTGATGTACCCCTCACTTCACTTAGGGGGACTGCACACTAAAACTCTCAACAAAGGTATCCTCATTCATGGCTTCAATCTAACTTTCAGCCtccccttgtacactgttgatgagGGTGATGAACTAAGAATTGTGAAACTGAATTCACAGTTTCTGAATGTAACCAACAATGACGTGTTCCCAAAAATTCAGGACAACAGGCAAATTGTTATGTGTCTTTTTAAAGAAACGACAGACAACTATTTAGGCCAATAACCAATGTTATTAATATGTCTAAACAAAATTTTGTGGACAGAGATTGTACACTGATGAAGTCAAAACCTTCCTGGAAGTAGATATTaaaacttttaagttttatttttaccatgTATTGCGGACCAATCTCTTCCCATGGAATATATTTCTGAAACTAGAAGCTCATCAAAAATATGATCGGATACCTGAAGAGTTTTGCTTTGCACAAAAGGACTGTATGGCTATGAATAAAGCCAAGGTAGTTTGTATTGAAGGAAGAGGATTATTCTTCCACTTGCAGAGAGTCATTGGGTTATACAAAACCTTTTCATGAGCTCTGGATAATTCTTATTCTACAAAAGACATGATAGAGGGCATATTTCATGTCCTTGTTGCGTAGGCTATATATGAGGGGGTTTAAGACTGGTGTTACCATAGAATATAGCAGTGTGATGATCTTATGCATAACAACTGAGTTGCCAGATGGGGGACTCACATACATCACCATTATGGTTCCGTAGAATAGAGACACCACTACCAAGTGTGAGCCACAGGTAGAGAAGGCCTTTCTCTGTCCGGCTGAGGAAGGAACCTGAAGCACAGCTCTGAGTACCAGGATATAGGACCCAAGGATGTACAAAAATGTGAGAATGATGACAAGAGAGCTCATAGAATGGAAAATATGCTCTATGATGGGTGTAGGGGCACAGGACAATGCCATCAGTGGGTCCACATCACACAGAAAGTGATCAATGATGTTGGGACCACAGAAGGGTagttgagaaataaagaaaatgggaatcACATATCCAAGGAAACCAATGAGCCAACAAAGAGACACCAAAATGCCACATAGCTGGGCAGTCATGATGGAGGGATAGTGCAGTGGGTGGCAGATGGCCAGGTACCGATCATATGCCATGACACAGAGGAAGAAGCATTCAGTTGTGCCcagggaaaagaagaagtaaaactgagTGAAGCAGCCAGAGAAGGATATGGTTTTAGTTTTGGAGAGAAAATTGACCAGCATGTTGGGGACTGTACAGGTCACATACCAGATCTCTAGGAAGGAGAAGTTGGCCAAGAGCATGTACATAGGGGTATGGAGTCGGTGGTCCCACCTCACTGCACAAATGATGGCCACATTCCCAGTCAGAGTCAAGATGTAGACTAGCAGAATCATTGAGAAAAGGATGATCTGCATTTTCCAGGGACCAGGAAAGCCCAGCAGGACAAACTGTGTCACAGTAGATATCCCTGAGTTATTCATGGTGCCCAGACTGTGGGGAGAAGACAGATAGATAATGACAGTTTACTTTGCTG encodes:
- the LOC123640486 gene encoding olfactory receptor 11H7, with amino-acid sequence MNNSGISTVTQFVLLGFPGPWKMQIILFSMILLVYILTLTGNVAIICAVRWDHRLHTPMYMLLANFSFLEIWYVTCTVPNMLVNFLSKTKTISFSGCFTQFYFFFSLGTTECFFLCVMAYDRYLAICHPLHYPSIMTAQLCGILVSLCWLIGFLGYVIPIFFISQLPFCGPNIIDHFLCDVDPLMALSCAPTPIIEHIFHSMSSLVIILTFLYILGSYILVLRAVLQVPSSAGQRKAFSTCGSHLVVVSLFYGTIMVMYVSPPSGNSVVMHKIITLLYSMVTPVLNPLIYSLRNKDMKYALYHVFCRIRIIQSS